AGTTCCCAGAAATCATCCAGACGTTTTCTGGTTTTGTCCGACATCGCAAAATAGCGACCCTGATTTCCTATTAACAAGCCTGCAATTACGATCGCGATGGGTGCTGAAATGTGTAAATATTCGGCAAAGGCATACCCGCCCGATACCAGGCCGAGTGTGATCAAGGCTTCTACCTGATAGTTATCCACATGACTGAGCATCGCATAACCGATGTAGCCAATACCCAAACCAAAAATCGCGCCGCCAATCGCTTCTTTTGCAAATAATCCCAAAACATTAGAAGCCGAGGCTTCTGTTTGCCCGGTGGCAAGTCCGAGCAGAACCAGGAAGATAACAACGCCTACACCGTCGTTAAATAATGACTCACCGGCGATCTTGGTCTCTAAAGTTTTGGGAGCGCCGGCAATTTTCAGGATTCCCATAACGGCGATCGGGTCGGTGGGCGAGATCAATGAGCCAAACACCAAACACCAGAGATAATTTATCTCCAGACCAACAAGTTGAAAAATGTAATACATTACCGTGCCTACCAAAAAGGTCGAAAGCATCACACCAAAGGTAGCCAAAATCGCAATGACCCATTTCTGTTCGCGCAAGTCATTCAAATTCACATGCAGCGCGCCCGCGAAAAGCAGGAAACTCAACATGCCATGCAAGACCGTCTCGTTGAAATCGATGG
This genomic window from Gammaproteobacteria bacterium contains:
- a CDS encoding sodium:proton antiporter, which encodes MSLFDILSALLVLTAVFSYLNHRFFKLPTTIGIMLLSLVFASVIIFIGGFIPGLRESAEALVVSIDFNETVLHGMLSFLLFAGALHVNLNDLREQKWVIAILATFGVMLSTFLVGTVMYYIFQLVGLEINYLWCLVFGSLISPTDPIAVMGILKIAGAPKTLETKIAGESLFNDGVGVVIFLVLLGLATGQTEASASNVLGLFAKEAIGGAIFGLGIGYIGYAMLSHVDNYQVEALITLGLVSGGYAFAEYLHISAPIAIVIAGLLIGNQGRYFAMSDKTRKRLDDFWELIDEILNAVLFLLIGVEILVLSLNGQYLLLGLIAIPVVLLCRLVSVGGPVQLLKKTRPFTQHAIKIMVWGGLRGGISVALALSIPKAEWVRDPILTITYCVVIFSIAVQGLTIKKLLQKSLS